TGGCGCCAATGCCATCGATCTTGCAGTCAATATCATGATCGCCTTCTACGATACGTATGCTTTTTACCTTGGTACCCACCTTCACCACCGATGACGAGCCCTTGACCTTCAGGTCCTTGATCACCGTCACCGCATCACCGTCCTGCAACACCGTACCGTAAGCATCCTTCACCACGCGCTGCTCATCCGCACTCTCGACTACCGCATCTTTTGACCACTCATGCGCGCATTCCGGGCACACATACATATTGCCGTCTTCGTAAGTATAGGTTGAATTGCATTTTGGGCAGTTAGGTAGATTACTCATTGAGATCCTTTATGTGATTTATGCCAAGGCATTCATGTCAGAGCCTGCAATTATGCATCAATGCAAAACAAAGCAGTGAATAAGCCGCTAAATGCCGCTCCTGTCGCCATTCAGCGAAACAAAATAGCTATTATTTACATGAAGTTACAGACCAGGCCTGATTTTGTGTCGCCTGCCAGCGACAAATCCAATGCTGTGCACAGCCACAAACATCAAGTAAGTAATTGAAAAATAAGAAATATTAAATCTGGCACAGGCATTGCTATGTAAGCGTTAGCTAATCAGGACACACGCTCTCTATCCTCTAACTAATAAATATGGAGTATTGAAAATGCCACAAAACACACAACTGCGCACTAAAGTATTGACCGCCATCATGGCCAGCGTAATCGGCCTCGGATTTGTCACCGCTGCAATTGCTGCACGGCTCGGAGTCGACACAGACACCCGTATCGAAGCAGGTGCCAATATCGGAG
The Sulfuriferula thiophila DNA segment above includes these coding regions:
- a CDS encoding zinc ribbon domain-containing protein YjdM; the encoded protein is MSNLPNCPKCNSTYTYEDGNMYVCPECAHEWSKDAVVESADEQRVVKDAYGTVLQDGDAVTVIKDLKVKGSSSVVKVGTKVKSIRIVEGDHDIDCKIDGIGAMQLKSEFVKKA